A genomic stretch from Bradyrhizobium sp. 195 includes:
- a CDS encoding isocitrate/isopropylmalate dehydrogenase family protein — translation MSANNAFHIAVLAGDGIGPEVMAPALEVLRKIEQKSDLRFRFTEAPAGANNYLATGKSMPDTTIKLCEEADAILLGACGLPSVRYPDNTEIAPQIELRFIFDLYAGVRPARLIPGVPSPIVGADQRGIDLVVIRESTEGLFASMGKGVVTHEDARETMVITRKTSERLFEFSFRLAERRKARGKPGALTCVDKTNVFKAFAFFRGIFDEIEKKHPDVKTDRLYVDACSAMLVKRPWDFDVMVMENMFGDIVSDITASLIGGLGMAPSADIGDKYAVFQPCHGTAPDIMGQGKANPTGMILSAAMMLDWLADKHGIESAAEAGETIERAVDQVYAGGIKPMEFGGSNGTADITKAVLATL, via the coding sequence ATGTCCGCAAACAACGCCTTCCATATTGCCGTGCTCGCCGGTGACGGCATCGGTCCCGAAGTCATGGCGCCGGCCCTCGAGGTGCTGCGCAAGATCGAGCAGAAATCGGATTTGCGGTTCCGCTTTACCGAGGCTCCGGCTGGTGCCAATAACTATCTCGCCACCGGCAAGTCGATGCCTGACACCACCATCAAGCTGTGCGAGGAGGCGGACGCGATTCTGCTCGGAGCCTGCGGTCTGCCATCGGTGCGCTACCCCGACAATACCGAGATCGCGCCGCAGATCGAGCTGCGTTTCATCTTCGACCTCTACGCCGGCGTGCGGCCCGCGCGCCTCATTCCCGGCGTGCCGAGCCCGATCGTCGGTGCTGACCAGCGCGGCATCGATCTCGTCGTGATCCGCGAATCCACTGAGGGCCTGTTCGCCTCGATGGGCAAGGGCGTCGTCACCCATGAGGACGCGCGCGAGACCATGGTGATCACGCGCAAAACCTCCGAACGCCTATTCGAGTTCTCGTTTCGCCTGGCGGAGCGGCGCAAGGCGCGCGGCAAGCCCGGTGCGCTCACCTGCGTCGACAAGACGAATGTGTTCAAGGCGTTTGCGTTCTTCCGCGGCATCTTCGACGAGATTGAGAAGAAGCATCCTGATGTGAAGACCGACCGGCTCTATGTCGATGCCTGCTCGGCGATGCTGGTTAAGCGGCCCTGGGATTTCGACGTGATGGTGATGGAGAACATGTTCGGCGACATCGTCTCCGACATCACCGCGAGCCTGATCGGCGGCCTCGGCATGGCGCCGTCGGCCGACATCGGTGACAAATACGCCGTGTTCCAACCCTGCCACGGCACCGCGCCCGATATCATGGGGCAGGGGAAGGCCAATCCCACCGGCATGATCTTGTCGGCGGCGATGATGCTGGACTGGCTCGCCGACAAGCACGGCATCGAGAGCGCGGCGGAAGCCGGCGAGACGATCGAGCGGGCGGTGGACCAGGTCTATGCCGGCGGCATCAAGCCGATGGAGTTCGGCGGCAGCAACGGCACGGCCGACATCACGAAAGCGGTGCTCGCGACGCTGTAG
- a CDS encoding cytochrome c biogenesis CcdA family protein translates to MQNVSIPAALIAGLVSFLSPCVLPLVPPYLIYLTGATIEHVESDEPGSTSKRAIMMSALLFVLGFSTVFVALGASASLIGGLIRAWSAELSILAGLVIIVMGLHFLGLTRIGLLMREGRLPIPKPVGLWGAYIMGLAFAFGWTPCIGPILAAILSIAAAEATVTKGAGLLAVYSAGLGIPFLIAALMIEQFSALFARMKGHLVTVERAMGVLMVITGIGFLTGGVSNVSIWLLETFPALQTIG, encoded by the coding sequence ATGCAAAATGTTTCGATCCCGGCGGCGCTGATTGCCGGCCTCGTCAGCTTCCTCTCGCCTTGCGTCCTGCCGCTGGTTCCGCCGTATCTGATCTATCTCACGGGCGCCACGATCGAGCATGTCGAGAGCGACGAGCCGGGCTCGACCTCCAAGCGCGCGATCATGATGTCGGCGCTCCTGTTCGTGCTTGGCTTCTCCACGGTGTTCGTCGCGCTCGGCGCCAGCGCCTCGCTGATCGGCGGCCTGATCCGTGCCTGGTCGGCCGAACTGTCGATCCTCGCCGGCCTCGTCATCATCGTCATGGGCCTGCACTTCCTCGGCTTGACGCGCATCGGCCTGTTGATGCGCGAGGGCCGGCTGCCGATCCCCAAGCCTGTTGGCCTCTGGGGGGCCTATATCATGGGCCTCGCCTTCGCCTTCGGCTGGACGCCCTGCATCGGCCCGATCCTCGCCGCGATCCTCTCGATCGCCGCGGCTGAAGCCACGGTGACGAAGGGCGCCGGCCTGCTCGCGGTCTATTCCGCCGGCCTCGGCATTCCCTTCTTGATTGCCGCGCTGATGATCGAACAGTTCTCCGCGCTGTTCGCGCGCATGAAGGGCCACCTCGTCACGGTCGAGCGCGCTATGGGCGTGCTGATGGTGATCACCGGCATCGGCTTTCTCACCGGTGGGGTCTCGAATGTGAGCATCTGGCTGCTCGAGACGTTTCCGGCGCTGCAGACGATCGGGTAG
- a CDS encoding helix-turn-helix domain-containing protein, whose protein sequence is MKQRSAGKPDIELGKRIRLRRVEMKISQAELGEKLGVSFQQVQKYEKGVNRVGAARLQQIASALDVPVTFFYDGDNKAREVESLLFLDSAFSLRLLRAYSKIKDQTVQRQLVSLMESIAANES, encoded by the coding sequence ATGAAGCAGCGCAGTGCCGGCAAGCCCGACATTGAGCTTGGCAAGCGGATCCGTCTGCGGCGCGTCGAGATGAAGATCTCGCAGGCGGAGCTCGGCGAGAAGCTTGGCGTCAGCTTCCAGCAGGTCCAGAAATACGAGAAGGGCGTCAATCGCGTCGGCGCGGCTCGACTTCAGCAGATCGCCTCCGCCCTCGATGTGCCCGTGACCTTCTTCTACGACGGCGACAACAAGGCCCGCGAAGTCGAGAGCCTGCTGTTCCTCGACAGCGCATTCAGCCTCCGCCTCTTGCGCGCCTATAGCAAGATCAAGGACCAGACGGTGCAACGTCAGCTCGTCTCGTTGATGGAATCGATCGCAGCGAACGAAAGCTGA
- a CDS encoding alcohol dehydrogenase produces the protein MKSFKVADFKAPLQEFDEATPQPSGTQVLIKVKAAGVCHSDLHIWEGGYDLGHGRKPLSLKDRGINLPLTMGHETVGEVLAFGPDVKPTDQGDLKLGDVSLVYPWIGCGKCATCLAGDENMCLTPRSLGVYCDGGYSDHMLVPHPRYLLNLKGLDPATTAPYACSGVTTYSALKKVEQHFDTPIVMFGAGGLGLMALSLLKAMGGKGAIMVDIDARKREAAEKAGALATVDPKAPDALEQLAKKAGGPIRAVIDLVGNAATTQLGFDCLTKGGKLVIVGLFGGGATWALPLIPIKAVTIQGSYVGNLRETQELLDLVRTKKVPPIPVTTAPLAKANDALVQLQQGAVVGRTVLTP, from the coding sequence ATGAAGAGTTTCAAGGTTGCCGATTTCAAGGCGCCGCTGCAGGAGTTCGACGAGGCGACGCCGCAGCCGTCGGGCACGCAGGTGCTGATCAAGGTGAAGGCGGCCGGCGTCTGCCACAGCGATCTCCACATCTGGGAAGGCGGCTACGATCTCGGTCATGGCCGCAAGCCCCTGTCGCTGAAGGACCGCGGCATCAATCTGCCGCTGACCATGGGGCACGAGACGGTCGGCGAAGTCCTCGCCTTCGGCCCCGACGTGAAGCCGACCGACCAGGGCGACCTCAAGCTCGGCGACGTCAGTCTTGTCTATCCCTGGATCGGGTGCGGTAAATGCGCCACGTGCCTGGCGGGTGACGAGAACATGTGCCTGACGCCGCGCTCGCTCGGCGTCTATTGCGACGGCGGCTATTCCGATCACATGCTGGTGCCGCATCCGCGCTATCTGCTCAATCTGAAGGGCCTCGACCCAGCGACGACCGCGCCCTATGCCTGCTCGGGCGTCACCACCTACAGCGCGCTGAAGAAAGTCGAGCAGCATTTCGACACGCCGATCGTGATGTTCGGTGCCGGCGGCCTCGGCCTGATGGCCCTGTCGCTCTTGAAGGCGATGGGCGGCAAGGGCGCGATCATGGTCGATATCGACGCCAGAAAGCGCGAGGCGGCGGAGAAGGCCGGCGCGCTCGCCACCGTCGATCCCAAGGCGCCGGATGCGCTCGAGCAGCTTGCGAAGAAGGCGGGCGGCCCGATCCGCGCAGTGATTGACCTCGTCGGCAACGCCGCGACGACGCAGCTCGGATTCGACTGCCTGACCAAGGGCGGCAAGCTCGTCATCGTCGGCCTGTTCGGCGGCGGCGCGACCTGGGCGCTGCCGCTGATTCCGATCAAGGCCGTGACGATCCAGGGCAGCTATGTCGGAAACTTGCGCGAGACGCAGGAATTGCTCGACCTCGTGCGCACCAAGAAGGTGCCGCCGATCCCGGTGACGACAGCACCGCTCGCCAAGGCCAACGACGCGCTTGTGCAATTGCAGCAGGGCGCGGTGGTCGGGCGTACGGTGCTGACGCCGTAG
- a CDS encoding sensor histidine kinase, protein MLPLIVFAVGIVFYNYKQDRSDATRRVLENVRSMRLVLDSEVQRMTGGLQVLALTNSLRNDDFQNFRRIALGFVEQYGKGGLVLISDRKGRLLFSSATEDTASLPPRGHLEIIERVFATRSPQYSDLFTGAINGRQVLTVEVPVFRNGEVIYDLCFSPPISIFQELVEKQRPDQLWTVSLLDTKGIIFARAPNPNESFGKRASPSLYAEMFGRSEAALPTVSLDGVALAAAYTRSQLTGWTIAAGVDEGSLIAPLWRNIAITSLIGGILLLTGLTFAVRMATTIARGEMLHNLLIEELNHRVKNTLALMQAIAVQTFRSASRDERTKFEGRLGALAEAHNLLSQEKWAGSELRDVIARALQPFLLNGPDRIRMAGPAVPLSPRLAVVLSMIVHEIATNAAKYGALSNETGRVTLDWEVIAEAPKPRLRLIWTEIGGPPVTAPVQRGFGSRLIERSARDQLGGEATVDFLPRGVVCTVICTLDEAR, encoded by the coding sequence ATGTTGCCGCTGATCGTCTTTGCGGTTGGCATTGTCTTCTACAATTACAAGCAGGACCGAAGCGACGCGACCCGCCGCGTGCTGGAGAACGTGCGCAGCATGCGCCTCGTGCTCGATTCCGAGGTGCAGCGGATGACCGGCGGCCTGCAGGTCCTGGCGTTGACGAATTCACTGCGCAACGACGACTTCCAAAACTTTCGCCGCATCGCGCTCGGCTTCGTCGAGCAATATGGCAAGGGCGGCCTGGTGCTGATCTCCGACCGGAAAGGCCGGCTGTTGTTCTCCTCCGCAACGGAAGACACCGCAAGCCTGCCGCCACGCGGCCATCTGGAGATCATCGAAAGGGTGTTCGCGACCAGGTCGCCGCAATATTCCGACCTGTTCACAGGCGCGATCAATGGGCGGCAGGTGCTCACCGTCGAGGTTCCGGTGTTCCGCAACGGCGAGGTGATCTACGACCTCTGCTTCAGTCCACCGATCAGCATCTTTCAAGAACTGGTGGAGAAGCAGCGGCCCGACCAGCTCTGGACCGTGTCTCTGCTCGACACCAAGGGAATCATATTTGCGCGCGCGCCGAACCCCAATGAATCGTTCGGAAAGCGTGCTTCGCCCTCGCTCTATGCCGAGATGTTCGGCCGTAGCGAGGCAGCGCTCCCAACGGTGTCGCTCGACGGCGTCGCCTTGGCTGCTGCCTACACACGATCGCAACTGACGGGCTGGACGATCGCCGCCGGCGTCGACGAAGGCTCGCTGATCGCACCGCTCTGGCGCAACATCGCGATCACCAGCCTGATCGGCGGCATCCTGCTGCTGACCGGCCTGACCTTCGCGGTCAGGATGGCGACCACGATCGCGCGCGGCGAGATGCTACACAATCTCCTGATCGAGGAGCTCAACCATCGCGTCAAGAACACGCTGGCTTTGATGCAGGCGATCGCGGTGCAGACCTTCCGCAGCGCCAGCCGGGACGAGCGGACCAAGTTCGAGGGCCGGCTCGGTGCACTGGCCGAAGCGCATAACCTTCTGAGCCAGGAGAAATGGGCGGGCTCCGAACTCCGGGACGTGATCGCCCGCGCCCTTCAGCCTTTCCTTCTCAATGGTCCCGACCGCATCCGCATGGCCGGTCCCGCGGTGCCGCTGTCGCCGCGGCTCGCCGTGGTGCTGTCGATGATCGTTCACGAGATCGCCACCAACGCCGCGAAATACGGCGCGCTATCCAACGAGACCGGCCGGGTGACACTGGACTGGGAGGTCATCGCCGAAGCGCCGAAGCCGCGGCTGCGGCTGATCTGGACCGAGATCGGTGGACCGCCGGTCACGGCGCCGGTGCAGCGCGGCTTCGGCTCGCGCCTGATCGAGCGCAGCGCGCGCGATCAGCTCGGCGGCGAGGCAACCGTCGACTTCCTGCCGCGCGGCGTCGTCTGCACGGTGATCTGCACGCTTGACGAGGCGCGGTGA
- a CDS encoding LysR family transcriptional regulator produces MHSLAERGVHLAERPKTNLSGLSDWDTARIFLEVVRCGSFRSAAERLSLSINAVRRRIDDFERQTGTTLFTRDVHGTHLTDEGALVVSAVERMEAATFDVLRASDSMANALSGEVRVAVTEGLGTFWLAPRLVEFQQAYPKILVDLHCAMRSADVSRHEADVAIHLSRPSALDIKLVRLGRMHLMFWASEKYIEKHGAPRSAAELIKHRLVLQFADQLAAKESFESFFPGVSERDLLVMKTNVSSANYWAVANGAGIGVFPSYAIALGGKLIPLEVELNRPLDIWLSYHPGSGRIPRVRHMIDWLIEAFSPARFPWFKEEFVHPHEFKDSYMGEPLTQLFGGFSTEEQR; encoded by the coding sequence ATGCACTCCTTAGCGGAAAGGGGCGTTCATCTGGCGGAACGCCCAAAGACAAATCTCAGCGGCCTCTCTGATTGGGATACGGCCCGCATATTTCTCGAAGTCGTCCGATGCGGAAGTTTCCGCTCGGCGGCCGAGCGCTTGTCGTTGTCGATCAACGCCGTGCGCCGGCGGATCGACGATTTCGAACGCCAGACCGGCACGACGCTGTTCACCCGCGACGTCCACGGCACCCATCTGACCGATGAAGGCGCGCTGGTGGTCTCCGCCGTCGAGCGCATGGAGGCCGCCACCTTCGACGTGCTGCGCGCCAGCGATTCGATGGCCAATGCCTTGTCCGGCGAGGTTCGGGTCGCCGTTACCGAGGGGCTCGGCACATTCTGGCTCGCTCCGCGCCTGGTTGAATTCCAGCAGGCCTATCCGAAGATTCTGGTCGACCTGCATTGCGCGATGCGTTCGGCCGACGTCTCGCGTCACGAGGCCGACGTCGCCATCCATCTGTCGCGTCCCTCGGCGCTCGACATCAAGCTGGTACGGCTCGGCCGCATGCACCTGATGTTCTGGGCCTCGGAGAAATACATCGAAAAGCATGGCGCGCCGCGTTCGGCGGCGGAATTAATCAAGCATCGCCTGGTGCTGCAATTCGCCGATCAGCTCGCCGCCAAGGAATCCTTCGAGAGCTTCTTCCCGGGCGTTTCGGAACGTGACCTCCTGGTCATGAAGACCAACGTCTCGAGCGCCAACTATTGGGCCGTCGCGAATGGCGCCGGCATCGGCGTCTTCCCCAGCTATGCCATTGCGCTTGGCGGGAAGTTGATTCCACTGGAGGTCGAGCTGAACCGACCGCTGGATATCTGGTTGTCCTACCATCCCGGTAGCGGCCGTATTCCGCGCGTGCGGCACATGATTGACTGGCTGATCGAAGCTTTCAGTCCGGCTCGCTTCCCGTGGTTTAAGGAAGAGTTCGTGCACCCGCATGAATTCAAGGACTCGTATATGGGCGAACCCCTGACCCAGCTCTTCGGGGGATTTTCAACCGAAGAACAAAGGTGA
- a CDS encoding CaiB/BaiF CoA transferase family protein, whose product MQLADKHEGTTTKAFAGLRVLDFSTTIAGPHCTRMLADMGAEVIKIETDGGETMRTRPPLRQGCSTAFGQLNVGKKSVVLDLKSEDGKETVRRLAASADILVENFRPGVMHRLRLDYDSLRPLNPKLIYCSISGYGQTGPSAELPAYAPVIHAASGYDMAHLSYQPGRSRPDSCGIYHADVVSGTYGFGAIASALYQRTVTGVGQHIDVSMMETMLSLTLTELQTSQFTVKPTARPMFGPTETANGYVMITVASEKTFQGLMGVIGRPAWISDPRFSTYAARRENWVEMMDGVEAWSRQLTTDACLAALGSAGVPASAYRTVSEALTDPQLAHRQAFSEVRDEGGSFQVLNLPFRMSGADTKPDRTMAVLGEHTDALRDEIGLADDAPIPTGKTAATR is encoded by the coding sequence ATGCAGCTAGCAGATAAGCATGAGGGGACGACGACAAAGGCCTTCGCGGGGCTGCGGGTCCTGGATTTTTCGACCACGATCGCCGGTCCCCATTGCACGCGGATGCTCGCCGACATGGGCGCCGAGGTCATCAAGATCGAGACTGACGGAGGCGAGACGATGCGGACCCGACCCCCGCTGCGCCAGGGGTGCAGCACCGCGTTCGGCCAGCTCAATGTCGGCAAGAAGAGCGTGGTGCTCGACCTCAAGTCCGAAGACGGCAAGGAGACGGTGCGCCGGCTGGCCGCGAGCGCGGACATCCTGGTCGAGAACTTTCGCCCCGGCGTGATGCACCGGCTGCGACTCGACTACGACAGTCTGCGTCCGCTCAACCCGAAGCTGATCTACTGCTCGATCTCGGGCTACGGCCAGACCGGCCCCTCGGCCGAGCTGCCGGCCTATGCGCCGGTGATCCATGCGGCCTCCGGCTACGACATGGCGCATCTCTCCTATCAGCCCGGCCGCAGCCGCCCCGATTCTTGCGGCATCTATCATGCCGACGTCGTCTCCGGCACTTACGGCTTCGGCGCAATCGCGTCCGCGCTCTATCAGCGCACCGTGACAGGGGTTGGCCAGCACATCGACGTCTCCATGATGGAAACGATGCTGTCGCTGACGCTGACCGAATTGCAGACCTCGCAATTCACGGTGAAGCCGACCGCGCGCCCGATGTTCGGGCCAACCGAGACGGCAAACGGGTATGTCATGATCACTGTCGCCAGCGAGAAGACGTTTCAGGGCTTGATGGGCGTGATCGGCCGCCCCGCCTGGATCTCCGATCCGCGCTTCTCGACCTACGCCGCGCGCCGCGAGAACTGGGTCGAGATGATGGACGGTGTCGAAGCCTGGTCACGGCAGCTCACGACCGATGCGTGCCTCGCCGCGCTGGGCTCGGCCGGCGTGCCGGCTTCGGCCTATCGCACCGTGTCCGAGGCACTGACCGATCCGCAGCTCGCGCACCGGCAGGCCTTCTCCGAGGTGCGCGACGAGGGCGGCTCCTTTCAGGTGCTCAACCTGCCGTTCCGGATGTCGGGCGCCGACACCAAGCCCGACAGGACGATGGCCGTGCTCGGCGAGCATACGGATGCGCTGCGCGACGAAATCGGCCTCGCCGATGATGCGCCAATTCCGACGGGCAAAACGGCCGCGACACGCTGA
- a CDS encoding oxygenase MpaB family protein translates to MVVEKDLETALDQVRADAVDPIAGIFGPDTVTWRMDREAVIFLGAGRALLLQLAHPWVAAAIAEHSNTFADPIGRFHRTFDIVFAMVFGSLDRALLSSRQLHRRHGMIAGEMPETVGPFAAGSRYCANDIPSLRWVHATLVESALMAHDLVLPPLSAEERERYWTESRLFGALFGLTADHLPVDWSGFTAYTAAMAQSETLTVSPAAREIAAQIFGGARPWLRPPRWYRALTARMLPERLRAGFGFELDERDTRSAECALRWIRRVYPRLPDRLRYVGPYQEAQARLRGEPQPDWMVRCLNRAWIGRPQMDVRGKG, encoded by the coding sequence ATGGTCGTTGAAAAGGATCTGGAAACAGCACTCGATCAGGTCCGCGCTGACGCGGTGGACCCGATCGCAGGCATATTCGGCCCCGACACGGTGACATGGCGGATGGACCGCGAGGCGGTCATCTTTCTCGGCGCCGGTCGCGCGCTGCTCCTGCAACTGGCCCATCCCTGGGTCGCCGCCGCCATCGCCGAGCATTCCAACACCTTTGCCGATCCGATCGGTCGCTTCCACCGCACCTTCGACATCGTCTTTGCCATGGTGTTCGGCTCGCTCGACCGGGCATTGCTATCGTCCCGGCAACTGCATCGGCGCCACGGCATGATCGCCGGCGAGATGCCCGAGACAGTCGGCCCCTTTGCTGCAGGTTCTCGCTATTGTGCGAACGACATCCCGTCGCTGCGCTGGGTCCATGCGACGCTGGTGGAGTCCGCGCTCATGGCGCACGATCTGGTCCTGCCGCCTCTCTCGGCGGAGGAGCGCGAGCGTTACTGGACCGAGAGCCGGCTGTTCGGGGCCTTGTTCGGACTAACGGCGGACCACCTGCCGGTGGATTGGTCGGGCTTTACGGCCTACACTGCGGCGATGGCTCAATCGGAGACGCTGACCGTCAGCCCGGCGGCACGCGAGATCGCCGCGCAGATCTTTGGCGGCGCGCGTCCGTGGTTGCGGCCGCCGCGTTGGTATCGCGCGCTCACGGCGAGGATGTTGCCGGAGCGCTTGCGCGCGGGCTTCGGGTTTGAGCTCGATGAGCGCGACACCAGATCCGCTGAATGTGCGCTGAGATGGATCAGGCGCGTCTATCCAAGATTGCCTGATAGGTTGCGCTATGTCGGCCCCTACCAGGAAGCGCAGGCGCGCTTGCGGGGCGAGCCGCAGCCCGATTGGATGGTCCGCTGTCTGAACAGGGCGTGGATCGGCCGGCCGCAGATGGATGTGCGCGGGAAGGGGTGA
- a CDS encoding enoyl-CoA hydratase, with protein sequence MPDISSTTETPYADGKILKHAASGVGVITFNNPGKRNAMSLEMWEGFGEALTALRDDETVRVVILRGAGGKAFVSGADISQFEKTRHNAAASEEYARRSAAQRALLADYPKPTIACIEGFCLGGGMQVAMLADIRIAAHGSQFGIPAARLGIAYGYDGLKHLVSLVGPSWARLLMYTGMRIDSAEALRIGLVERVLPVDELWGETMTIAQTISENAPLAIKAAKITIAQVLKDESQRDMEAIQAVGHACMDSADFREGRQAFMEKRRPKFQGH encoded by the coding sequence ATGCCCGACATTTCCAGCACGACCGAAACACCTTACGCCGATGGCAAGATCCTCAAGCACGCAGCCAGTGGCGTCGGCGTGATCACCTTCAACAATCCCGGCAAGCGCAACGCGATGTCGCTGGAGATGTGGGAGGGATTTGGAGAGGCGCTGACGGCCTTGCGCGACGACGAGACGGTGCGCGTCGTGATCCTGCGCGGAGCCGGCGGCAAGGCGTTCGTATCGGGGGCCGATATCAGCCAGTTCGAGAAGACGCGCCATAACGCAGCCGCGTCCGAGGAATACGCCAGGCGCAGCGCCGCCCAGCGCGCGCTGCTAGCCGACTATCCCAAACCGACGATTGCCTGCATCGAGGGCTTCTGCCTCGGCGGCGGCATGCAGGTCGCGATGCTCGCCGACATTCGCATCGCCGCACACGGCAGTCAGTTCGGCATTCCCGCGGCCAGGCTCGGCATCGCCTATGGTTATGACGGGTTGAAGCATCTGGTGTCGCTGGTCGGCCCGTCCTGGGCGCGCCTGTTGATGTACACGGGCATGCGGATCGATTCCGCCGAGGCGCTGCGCATCGGTCTCGTCGAGCGCGTGTTGCCGGTCGACGAGCTCTGGGGCGAGACCATGACCATCGCGCAGACCATTTCCGAGAACGCCCCGCTCGCAATCAAGGCCGCCAAGATCACCATCGCGCAGGTGCTGAAGGACGAAAGCCAGCGCGACATGGAGGCGATCCAGGCGGTCGGCCATGCCTGCATGGACAGCGCGGATTTCCGCGAGGGCCGGCAAGCCTTCATGGAGAAACGCCGGCCCAAGTTCCAGGGGCACTGA
- the glgA gene encoding glycogen synthase GlgA, protein MRVLFVTTEMDDFVRVGGLGAVSAALPRALRSFADIRIMLPGYRDIIEQLTHIQIVGRCPAFAEMPACSLGRAATKDGMPVYVLLCSQLYDRPGNPYGDESGRDWPDNDIRFARLASAAAELAMGKLDKNWAADLIHANDWQASLVPAYLAWRGAKLPSILTIHNLAYQGLFPKASLRRIGAPESSFHIDGVEFYDQVSFLKAGLVYASHLTTVSGTYAREITTEEFGCGLEGLLRVRSDAAELTGILNGIDESWDPRSCAQLAQQFGAGDWIGKKANADYVRKQFGLAVSRGPMFGIVARLVHQKGIDLVLSAADEIVDAGGQIVVTGSGEPALEQALIDAHRRRPDAIGVVIGFNDAQARRIFAGSDFTLMPSRFEPCGLSQMYAQRFGSLPIGHQTGGLAETITDGETGFLFSKPSRDSFLGGVRRAFSAFVAHDQLDTMRRSAMGRSFSWSISAGSYSALYRKLASV, encoded by the coding sequence TTGAGGGTCTTGTTCGTCACCACAGAGATGGACGACTTCGTCCGCGTTGGCGGACTCGGAGCCGTTTCGGCCGCCCTCCCCCGCGCCCTTCGCTCCTTTGCCGATATCCGGATCATGCTGCCCGGTTATCGCGACATCATCGAGCAACTCACGCATATTCAGATCGTTGGCCGCTGCCCCGCATTCGCGGAAATGCCGGCCTGCTCGCTCGGCCGGGCCGCGACGAAGGACGGAATGCCGGTCTACGTGCTGCTGTGCTCACAACTCTACGACCGCCCCGGCAACCCCTATGGCGACGAATCCGGGCGCGACTGGCCGGACAACGACATCCGCTTCGCGCGCCTTGCCTCGGCAGCCGCTGAGCTCGCCATGGGCAAGCTGGACAAGAATTGGGCAGCTGACCTTATCCATGCCAATGACTGGCAGGCCTCGCTTGTGCCGGCCTATCTTGCCTGGCGCGGCGCCAAGCTGCCGTCGATCCTGACCATTCACAACCTCGCCTATCAGGGCCTCTTCCCGAAGGCCTCGCTGCGGCGGATCGGCGCACCGGAAAGCTCCTTCCACATCGACGGCGTCGAATTCTACGATCAGGTCTCCTTCCTCAAGGCCGGCCTCGTCTACGCCTCGCACCTCACCACCGTCAGTGGCACTTATGCGCGGGAGATCACGACGGAGGAATTCGGCTGCGGCCTCGAGGGACTGCTTCGCGTCCGCTCCGACGCCGCCGAGCTCACCGGCATCCTCAACGGCATCGACGAGAGCTGGGACCCGCGCTCCTGCGCCCAGCTCGCCCAGCAATTCGGCGCCGGTGATTGGATCGGCAAGAAGGCCAACGCGGATTACGTCCGCAAGCAGTTCGGGCTTGCGGTCTCGCGCGGCCCGATGTTCGGCATCGTCGCCCGTCTCGTGCACCAGAAGGGCATCGACCTCGTGCTGTCGGCGGCCGACGAGATCGTCGATGCCGGCGGGCAGATCGTGGTCACCGGCTCCGGCGAGCCGGCGCTCGAGCAGGCCTTGATCGACGCGCATCGCCGCCGCCCCGACGCCATCGGCGTGGTGATCGGCTTCAACGACGCCCAGGCGCGCCGCATCTTCGCCGGCAGCGACTTCACCTTGATGCCGTCGCGCTTCGAGCCGTGCGGGCTCAGCCAGATGTACGCCCAGCGCTTCGGCTCGCTGCCGATCGGGCACCAGACCGGCGGCCTTGCCGAGACCATCACCGACGGCGAGACCGGTTTCCTGTTCTCGAAACCATCGCGCGATTCCTTCCTCGGCGGCGTGCGCCGGGCCTTCTCGGCTTTCGTTGCGCACGACCAGCTCGACACCATGCGCCGCAGCGCCATGGGACGCTCGTTCTCCTGGAGCATCTCGGCCGGCAGCTACAGCGCGCTGTACCGGAAGCTGGCGTCGGTGTGA